The following is a genomic window from Nitrospiria bacterium.
AATGCTGTTCACCACCTTCCGTTCCCTGCGCCAGGCCGGGTTGATCATCCTTAACATTCCCTTTGCCATGATCGGGGGGGTGATCAGTCTGTACCTGTCCGGACTATACTTATCGGTGCCGGCTTCGGTGGGCTTCATTACGTTGTTCGGCGTCGCAGTCCTCAATGGTGTGGTGATGGTGAGCTACTTTAATCAATTACGCGAGGCCGGACGGAGTGTGTTGGAAGCCGTGAAACAGGGTGCCGAACGACGCCTGCGGCCGGTATTAATGACCGCGCTTATTGCCAGTCTTGGATTGGTGCCCTTGTTGGCCGCCACAGGGCCTGGATCCGAGTTGCAGCGGCCACTTGCAGTCGTGGTCATTGGCGGATTGTTTACCTCCACCCTGCTTACTCTGGTGCTATTACCCACACTGTACGCCTGGCTGGAAGGGCGGTCGGAACGTGAATCTAAACTCACTGCGGAGGAACACGCATGAAACATCTGACACTCATTATTCACTCCAATGTGCAGCAGGATTTAGCCGATCAGCTGCGTACTCTGGAACAGGTAACAGGCTTTACCTTTAGCCATGTGGAAGGACACGGCGCCCAGGTCGAGAGTGATCCCTTTCTGTCCGCCCGGGATAAAGTCGTCGGCTACACCCCTCGGGTGCGGGTGGATATTTTACTTGAAGATGCCGATGTGGATTCGGTACTCGACACGCTACGCAACAAAACGTACGGCGTTGAAGGGCATGGCATCTACTGGGTTACCGCTGTAGAACAAAACGGACGCTTGTAACCGAACCTTGGCAAGATAGGCTTCCCGGGGGAAAGTGAATAGTGAAGCACAAACAATACCGTGATCACTTTTACTCTGGAAGCATGGGAATCCAACTGAATTAACGATCCAGGA
Proteins encoded in this region:
- a CDS encoding DUF3240 family protein; amino-acid sequence: MKHLTLIIHSNVQQDLADQLRTLEQVTGFTFSHVEGHGAQVESDPFLSARDKVVGYTPRVRVDILLEDADVDSVLDTLRNKTYGVEGHGIYWVTAVEQNGRL